A single Crateriforma conspicua DNA region contains:
- a CDS encoding DegQ family serine endoprotease: protein MQKQFHKLSMVLGAMLTGALLTGVVTSLPSGLRSDAYADQQASARSAQQNLAKQNLSTAQDLSTAFRNVADAIRPSVVSISTARTMLVRGGGGMNELPPEFRRNLPPGFEDFFDFDRRRGNRGNSSPERRRMQTGMGSGVIVRADGYILTNNHVVANADEVTVELSDGTELTAEVVGTDPPTDLAVLKVDQDGLMPVAIGSSDNIQVGDWVLAIGSPFGLDQTVTAGIISGKNRVQGIVGNGNGYEDFLQTDAAINPGNSGGPLVNLRGELVGINTAIASRSGGNNGIGFAIPVSLAKPILSSIIETGKVQRGFLGAQVGDVNSTTSEEFGLKVKQGALISSVLDDQPAAKAGLQPGDVVTDIDGKTIRSGTQLRNYVASRKPGSTINMTVNRNGNEVAISVKLGELNEDAIALFSDGGTLGLTVQPLTSETAKRYGYDADEEGLLVTGVEDGSAAAEHGIQPGDIIQKANGEDVRSDKDLEKAAAAARQSGQSLRLTVRRENSLMMIPVPLD from the coding sequence ATGCAGAAGCAGTTTCACAAGCTCAGTATGGTGCTCGGCGCGATGTTGACCGGAGCCCTTCTAACCGGCGTTGTGACCAGTCTGCCATCGGGTCTACGCAGCGATGCGTATGCGGACCAACAGGCCAGCGCCCGAAGTGCCCAACAAAATTTGGCCAAACAAAATCTCAGCACGGCTCAAGACCTTTCGACCGCGTTTCGAAACGTGGCCGACGCCATTCGTCCATCGGTGGTCAGCATCAGCACGGCGCGAACCATGCTGGTGCGTGGCGGTGGCGGCATGAACGAATTGCCGCCGGAATTTCGTCGCAATCTGCCGCCGGGCTTCGAAGACTTCTTTGACTTTGATCGCCGCCGGGGCAACCGCGGAAATTCGTCTCCCGAGCGCCGCCGCATGCAAACCGGCATGGGCAGCGGTGTGATCGTTCGCGCCGACGGATATATCCTGACTAACAACCACGTGGTCGCCAATGCCGACGAAGTCACCGTCGAACTGAGCGACGGGACCGAGTTGACCGCCGAAGTCGTCGGCACCGACCCGCCGACCGACTTGGCCGTGCTGAAGGTTGACCAAGACGGCTTGATGCCGGTCGCCATCGGCAGCAGCGACAATATCCAAGTCGGTGATTGGGTGCTTGCCATCGGCAGCCCCTTCGGATTGGACCAAACCGTGACCGCCGGCATCATCAGCGGGAAAAATCGGGTCCAAGGCATCGTCGGCAACGGCAACGGATACGAAGACTTCCTGCAAACCGACGCCGCGATCAACCCCGGCAACTCCGGCGGACCGCTGGTCAACTTGCGTGGCGAATTGGTCGGCATCAATACGGCGATTGCATCGCGCAGCGGCGGCAACAACGGGATTGGTTTCGCCATCCCCGTTTCGCTGGCCAAGCCGATTCTGTCGTCGATCATTGAAACCGGAAAAGTCCAACGTGGCTTTTTGGGAGCCCAGGTCGGTGATGTGAACAGTACGACGTCCGAAGAATTCGGATTGAAGGTCAAACAGGGTGCATTGATCAGCAGCGTCCTGGACGACCAGCCAGCCGCCAAAGCCGGATTGCAGCCGGGCGATGTCGTCACCGACATCGACGGTAAGACGATCCGCAGCGGCACGCAGTTGCGAAACTATGTCGCCAGCCGCAAACCGGGATCGACGATCAACATGACCGTCAATCGCAACGGCAACGAAGTGGCCATCTCGGTCAAGCTAGGCGAGCTGAACGAAGACGCGATCGCCCTGTTCAGCGACGGTGGAACCCTGGGCCTGACCGTCCAACCGCTGACGTCGGAAACCGCCAAACGGTACGGCTACGACGCCGATGAAGAAGGGTTGCTGGTGACCGGTGTTGAAGACGGCAGTGCAGCCGCCGAACACGGCATCCAGCCCGGCGACATCATCCAGAAAGCCAACGGTGAAGACGTCCGCAGCGACAAAGACCTTGAAAAAGCCGCCGCCGCGGCGCGTCAATCCGGCCAGTCCTTGCGGCTGACCGTTCGCCGCGAAAACAGCCTGATGATGATTCCGGTCCCGCTGGACTGA
- the glgC gene encoding glucose-1-phosphate adenylyltransferase, with protein sequence MRDTLTVILAGGRGSRLEPLTRDRAKPAVPFGGLYRIVDFVLSNCLNSGMRRMLLLTQYKAQSLDRHIHLAWRNYFCRELGEFIDVVPPQQRIDDNWYQGTADAVYQNIYAIEREQPEDVVVLAGDHIYKMNYKTMVDFHRDRDADITIGALRVRCEDAKQFGVMQVDPDGQLMGFQEKPDQPIPTPEDPEVCLASMGIYVFKARFLYERLCDDATQPDSAHDFGKNIIPDAISNSRVFAFPFLDENRKDSVTPHVGADAYWRDVGTIDAYYEANMDLIGVDPQLNLYDQAWPMRSFQPMLPPPKFVFGSEGHSSRKGEALDSIVCQGAIISGGRVARSIIGAGCRVNSYASVEDSILFDHVDVGRHCKLRRVIVDKGVNIPQGTEIGFDPAADAARGFTVTESGLVVIARGEVIPAETMV encoded by the coding sequence ATGCGAGACACTCTGACGGTGATATTGGCGGGCGGTCGTGGATCGCGACTGGAACCGCTGACCCGAGACCGGGCAAAGCCGGCGGTGCCGTTCGGCGGTTTGTACCGAATCGTCGACTTTGTGCTTAGCAATTGTCTGAACAGTGGCATGCGTCGAATGCTGTTGTTGACGCAATACAAGGCCCAGTCGCTGGACCGCCACATTCACTTGGCGTGGCGGAACTACTTTTGCCGTGAGCTGGGGGAATTCATCGACGTCGTTCCACCCCAACAGCGGATCGACGACAATTGGTATCAGGGAACGGCCGACGCTGTTTACCAAAACATCTATGCGATCGAACGCGAGCAACCCGAAGACGTGGTCGTGCTGGCGGGAGATCACATTTACAAGATGAACTACAAGACGATGGTGGATTTCCATCGTGATCGCGATGCCGATATCACGATCGGCGCGTTGCGGGTGCGGTGCGAAGACGCCAAGCAGTTCGGCGTTATGCAAGTCGATCCCGATGGCCAACTGATGGGGTTTCAAGAGAAGCCCGATCAGCCGATCCCTACGCCGGAGGATCCCGAGGTGTGTTTGGCGTCGATGGGCATCTATGTCTTCAAAGCGAGGTTCTTGTACGAGCGATTGTGCGACGACGCGACCCAGCCGGACAGCGCGCACGATTTCGGCAAGAACATCATCCCCGATGCGATCAGCAACAGCCGCGTGTTTGCGTTTCCGTTTCTGGACGAAAACCGCAAGGACAGCGTGACCCCGCACGTCGGGGCCGATGCGTACTGGCGGGACGTCGGCACGATCGATGCCTATTACGAAGCGAACATGGATCTGATTGGTGTCGACCCGCAATTGAATCTGTATGACCAGGCTTGGCCGATGCGTTCGTTCCAGCCGATGTTGCCGCCGCCAAAGTTCGTCTTCGGCAGCGAAGGCCACAGTTCACGCAAAGGCGAAGCCCTGGATTCGATCGTCTGTCAGGGGGCGATCATCAGCGGTGGTCGCGTCGCACGCAGCATCATTGGGGCCGGATGTCGGGTGAACAGCTACGCCAGCGTCGAAGACAGCATTTTGTTTGATCACGTGGACGTCGGACGACACTGCAAGTTACGGCGTGTGATTGTCGATAAAGGGGTCAATATCCCGCAGGGAACCGAAATCGGTTTCGATCCGGCTGCCGATGCCGCACGCGGGTTCACGGTGACCGAAAGTGGATTGGTGGTCATCGCCAGGGGCGAAGTGATTCCCGCAGAAACGATGGTCTGA
- a CDS encoding GGDEF domain-containing protein: protein MFQVPWQWMAVAGGAAGLLIAAAGWFGFRAAKTRYASGMFSSEDRDRIRHLLLSLGSWTSEYSGNVSQYQDQLGRLEKAVRDHKASDGSDDRMLILLSQIMNSNDELQSRLEAAERQLDKQTRQIESYLTEARTDGLTGLANRRAFDQKIDELLATYRRGGRAFSLALIDIDRFKSINDTHGHQIGDQVLQHLASSLNHGLPSAIMVARFGGEEFAVLLDVPLKMASEKMNEFRRHFASERIEVGNVSLQVTMSIGVSEPRDDMVVAPLVRRADEALYAAKNTGRNRVYFHDGRHTALLGAPEIVH, encoded by the coding sequence ATGTTTCAGGTTCCCTGGCAATGGATGGCCGTCGCCGGCGGCGCGGCAGGATTGTTGATCGCGGCGGCCGGATGGTTCGGATTTCGCGCCGCGAAAACCCGCTATGCGTCCGGGATGTTCAGCAGCGAGGACCGTGACCGGATCCGACACCTGTTGTTGAGTCTGGGCAGTTGGACCAGCGAGTATTCGGGGAACGTTTCCCAGTACCAAGACCAGTTGGGCCGACTGGAAAAAGCGGTACGTGATCACAAGGCGTCCGACGGTTCGGACGACCGGATGCTGATCTTGCTAAGCCAGATCATGAACAGCAACGACGAGTTGCAGTCGCGGTTGGAGGCGGCCGAGCGACAACTGGATAAACAAACACGACAGATCGAAAGCTATCTGACCGAAGCGCGGACCGATGGGTTGACCGGGTTGGCCAATCGTCGTGCCTTTGATCAGAAGATCGACGAACTGCTGGCGACCTATCGTCGTGGCGGCCGCGCGTTTTCGCTGGCGCTGATTGATATCGATCGTTTCAAATCGATCAATGACACCCACGGTCACCAAATCGGTGACCAGGTGCTGCAGCACTTGGCCAGCAGTCTGAATCACGGCTTGCCATCGGCCATCATGGTGGCGCGGTTCGGCGGCGAAGAGTTCGCGGTGCTGTTGGACGTGCCGCTGAAGATGGCGTCGGAAAAGATGAACGAGTTCCGAAGGCATTTTGCGTCGGAACGAATCGAAGTCGGCAACGTTTCGCTGCAGGTGACAATGAGCATCGGAGTCAGCGAACCACGCGACGACATGGTGGTCGCACCGTTGGTTCGCCGAGCCGACGAAGCGTTGTATGCCGCCAAGAACACGGGCCGCAATCGTGTCTATTTCCACGACGGCCGTCACACCGCGTTATTGGGCGCGCCGGAAATCGTTCACTAA
- a CDS encoding peptide MFS transporter translates to MTGGTNDSASPGGNGTHPESNPLHLSDVELDKEPSSVPPPQELQTGQPAGLWVLFITEMWERFSYYGMRALLVLYLIASTAETESNPGFGWSEANAAILYAVYTWAVYLTPIFGGWLADRFLGTHRSMLIGGWIIAAGHIVLAMTEMFGITAGEAVTLQTGPGALCSFVAGLALIVIGTGFFKPCVSVMVGQLYGKDDPRRDSGFTIFYMGINLGAFLSPLIAGTLGQKVGWHWGFGSAAVGMILGLLCYQFLRPKYLSGIGLSPKEVAANGATSAAHQAELERPLTKVDTQRIAVILILALVGNIFFWAAFEQAGSSLNVFADQNTDRTIMGYEFPSTWYQSVNALTIVICAPFFSMLWVWLAKRNANPSTPMKFAWGLWFLGLAFVAMVFGALQARDGLAGPHWLLITYVLCTWGELCLSPVGLSMVTKLAPLRLQSLMMGVWFLSFSAANLLAGLMAAFSTKFKPGADGSPAEISFVIDGLPGFFLLLVLLPTVAGVLLAIVSPVLKRMMHGIK, encoded by the coding sequence ATGACCGGTGGAACCAATGATTCGGCATCGCCAGGTGGCAACGGGACACACCCCGAATCCAACCCGTTGCATTTGTCCGATGTCGAACTGGACAAGGAACCGTCCAGCGTCCCACCGCCCCAAGAATTGCAGACGGGCCAGCCCGCCGGCCTGTGGGTGCTGTTCATCACCGAAATGTGGGAACGGTTCAGCTATTACGGTATGCGAGCGTTGCTGGTCTTGTACCTGATCGCATCGACGGCGGAAACGGAATCCAACCCTGGATTCGGATGGTCCGAGGCCAATGCGGCGATTCTGTATGCCGTTTACACCTGGGCGGTCTACCTGACGCCGATCTTCGGTGGTTGGTTGGCCGACCGATTCTTGGGGACGCACCGGTCGATGTTGATCGGAGGATGGATCATCGCCGCGGGCCACATCGTATTGGCGATGACGGAGATGTTCGGCATCACCGCTGGGGAAGCGGTAACGCTGCAGACCGGCCCGGGAGCCCTGTGTTCCTTCGTCGCGGGTTTGGCCCTGATCGTGATCGGGACGGGCTTCTTCAAGCCCTGTGTCAGCGTGATGGTCGGTCAGCTGTATGGCAAAGATGATCCCCGTCGTGATAGTGGATTCACGATTTTTTACATGGGGATCAATTTGGGTGCATTTTTATCGCCCCTGATCGCCGGGACTTTGGGCCAGAAAGTGGGATGGCACTGGGGATTTGGATCCGCCGCGGTGGGGATGATATTGGGTTTGCTCTGTTATCAGTTTTTGCGTCCAAAGTATTTGTCGGGTATCGGATTGTCGCCCAAGGAGGTCGCCGCCAACGGTGCCACCAGCGCGGCGCATCAGGCGGAACTGGAACGTCCACTGACCAAGGTCGACACCCAACGGATCGCTGTGATTTTGATTCTGGCCTTGGTCGGCAACATTTTCTTCTGGGCCGCTTTTGAACAGGCCGGCAGTTCGCTGAACGTTTTCGCCGACCAGAACACGGATCGTACGATCATGGGATACGAGTTTCCGTCGACTTGGTATCAATCGGTCAATGCGTTGACGATCGTCATTTGCGCCCCGTTCTTCTCCATGCTTTGGGTTTGGTTGGCCAAGCGGAATGCCAACCCGTCGACGCCGATGAAGTTTGCATGGGGGTTATGGTTTTTGGGTCTGGCGTTCGTGGCAATGGTCTTTGGTGCCCTTCAAGCACGTGACGGCTTGGCCGGTCCCCATTGGTTGTTGATCACTTATGTGTTGTGCACGTGGGGCGAATTGTGTTTATCGCCGGTCGGTTTATCGATGGTGACCAAGTTGGCGCCGCTGCGTTTGCAGTCGTTGATGATGGGGGTTTGGTTCTTGTCGTTTTCCGCCGCCAATTTGTTGGCCGGATTGATGGCAGCGTTTTCGACCAAGTTTAAACCCGGTGCGGACGGCAGCCCCGCCGAGATTTCGTTCGTGATCGATGGGCTGCCCGGGTTCTTCCTATTGTTGGTCTTATTGCCAACGGTTGCCGGAGTGCTGCTGGCGATCGTTTCACCGGTCTTGAAACGTATGATGCACGGTATCAAGTGA